The Nerophis lumbriciformis linkage group LG07, RoL_Nlum_v2.1, whole genome shotgun sequence genome window below encodes:
- the LOC133609898 gene encoding carbohydrate sulfotransferase 2-like, with protein sequence MRGKHHHHPPTLRLTAPWEKDAVFGRKLNKTAVRNPSKMIAQPGIVMKVLRRKRMVLFLAYFLLLVLTMLNLANYKWTREPQPCGHLQARGPGQRSDPRLLFYRPSLARRRQLIYVLTTWRSGSSFFGELFNQNPEVFFLYEPMWHIWQKLYPGDAVSLQGAARDMLSALYRCDMSVFQLYNSPGGKNFTSLGLFGATLNKVVCSYPMCSAYRKEAVGLVDDKVCKKCPPLSLRLLEDQCLKYGTVVIKGVRILDVNVLAPLMEDPSLDLKVIHLVRDPRAVANSRIKSRHGLIRENLQVVRSRDPKLRRIPFVDPGHKANKKDGSDYHSIGAMEVICDRASRTLRTALNPPNWLKGKYLAVRYEDLVENPVKTLRRVYRFANLTSNHDMESFALNMTGGSGSSSKPFIVSSRNATQAASAWRTVLSIQQIKQVEDYCHQSMSVLGYERVRTAGEAKDLSKSLLTRSRL encoded by the coding sequence ATGCGCGGCAAGCATCATCACCACCCGCCAACGCTGAGGTTGACGGCGCCCTGGGAGAAGGATGCCGTCTTCGGGCGGAAGCTCAATAAAACCGCGGTGCGCAACCCCAGCAAGATGATCGCGCAGCCCGGCATCGTGATGAAGGTGCTGCGCAGGAAGCGGATGGTTCTGTTCCTGGCCTACTTCCTGCTGCTGGTGCTCACCATGCTCAACCTGGCCAACTACAAGTGGACCCGGGAGCCCCAGCCCTGCGGGCACCTGCAGGCCAGGGGCCCCGGCCAGCGCTCGGACCCGCGCCTCCTCTTCTACCGGCCCTCGCTGGCCAGGAGGCGCCAGCTCATCTACGTGCTCACCACCTGGAGGTCCGGCTCCTCCTTCTTCGGGGAGCTCTTCAACCAGAACCCGGAGGTCTTCTTCCTGTACGAGCCCATGTGGCACATCTGGCAGAAGCTGTACCCGGGCGACGCCGTGTCGCTGCAGGGGGCGGCGCGGGACATGCTGAGCGCCTTGTACCGCTGCGACATGTCCGTCTTCCAGCTCTACAACAGCCCCGGGGGAAAGAACTTCACCTCGCTGGGGCTCTTCGGCGCCACCCTCAACAAGGTGGTGTGCTCCTACCCCATGTGCTCGGCCTACAGGAAGGAGGCGGTGGGCCTGGTGGACGACAAGGTGTGCAAGAAGTGCCCGCCTCTGAGCCTGCGCCTGCTGGAGGACCAGTGCCTGAAGTACGGCACGGTGGTCATCAAGGGCGTGCGCATCCTGGACGTCAACGTGCTGGCGCCGCTCATGGAGGACCCCTCCCTGGACCTGAAGGTGATCCACCTGGTGCGGGACCCCCGGGCGGTGGCCAACTCCCGCATCAAGTCCAGGCACGGGCTCATCCGGGAGAACCTGCAGGTGGTGCGCAGCCGAGACCCCAAGCTGCGCCGGATCCCCTTCGTGGACCCGGGCCACAAGGCCAACAAGAAGGACGGCTCCGACTACCACTCCATCGGCGCCATGGAGGTGATCTGCGACCGCGCCTCCAGGACTCTGAGGACCGCCTTGAACCCGCCCAACTGGCTGAAGGGGAAATACCTGGCGGTGCGCTACGAGGACCTGGTGGAGAACCCGGTCAAGACCCTGCGCCGGGTCTACCGCTTCGCCAACCTGACCAGCAACCACGACATGGAGTCCTTCGCCCTCAACATGACCGGGGGCTCCGGCTCCTCCTCCAAGCCCTTCATCGTCTCGTCCCGGAACGCCACCCAGGCGGCCAGCGCCTGGAGGACGGTGCTGAGCATCCAGCAGATCAAGCAGGTGGAGGACTACTGCCACCAGTCCATGTCCGTGCTGGGCTACGAGCGGGTCCGGACCGCCGGCGAGGCCAAAGACCTCAGCAAGTCCCTGCTGACTCGCTCCAGACTGTGA